From the Pirellulales bacterium genome, the window CAACACCTTGACCGTGCCGCCGGAGGAGCTGAGCGACAGCGATCCGCCGACGTTCTCGATCAACTCCGCGATCTCCGGCCCCGTATGTTTTGTCGTGCCCTCATCCAGCAGCCCACCCATGAGCGCAGCCAGACCGGCCTGCTCCGCCGGTTCGCGCAGGGCGACCTGCGAGACATGCGCTGACGCAACGACAATCGGCAGCCGATGATTCTCCCATAGCAACAGCACCAAGCCGTTCGGCAATACGAACCGCTTCGTGTCCTCGAGCGAGAACTCTGCCGGAGGGCTCGCTCCCGCGCCGGCCGTGGCCGACGCCGAATCGTCGCGGCGACTTAGCGATAACCGCATCGCTCCGCGCCGCGGCTCTCGTTCCCAAGCTCTGCCTGGGAACGCACTGCCTAGAAGGCTCTGCCTTCTCATCGCCGGCGCATCGGCACCGGCCCCTTTGCTCTCCTCCGGCTTCGGCACCGACCAAACTACAACCCGTTTTTCCGGATCGAGATACTTCTTCGCCACGCGCTGAATATCGGCCGCAGTCACCGCCGCCAGCCGCGGCAGCATCGCCTTGAGCCACGGCAGATCGTTATTCGTCAGCCCCTGGGCCATGTTGTCGGCCATATTGTGGACGCTCTCGCGATCGAAGATGGCGCCGGCGATGATCCCTTGCCGTACTCGGTCCATTTCATCCTTCGGCACGGGCTCATTGGCTAACCGCTTGAACTCGGCCAGCACCAATTCCTCGGCATGGTTGCGTTCCTTGCCGGGGAGCAATTCAAGCTGCACGCCGAACCAACCCGGATAGCGCCCCCAGGTGTGGAAGGCGTCGGCCGAGCTGGCGATCTCTTCCCCTTCGATGAACTTCTTGTAAAAGCGACTGGTCTTGCCGCCGCTGAGCACGCTTTGGGCCACTTCGAGGGCCGGCAGATCGGGATCATTGCTATCCACCGTGTTGAAGCCCATCAACATCCGCGGCACCTCGAACTTCGAGGTGAATTCGTGATGCACCGGCGCCTTGTGCTCGATGGGCACGGTCGGCTTGCGCTCAGGAAGCGCCTCTTTCGGGATCGGGCCGAAGAGCTTCTTGATCGTCGCCAGCGCTCGATCCGGATCGATGCCGCCGCAGACGATCAGCGTGGCGTTGTTGGGATGATACCATTTGTCGTAATGGGCCTTGATAATCGTGGCCGTGGCGTCTTCCACTTGCTTCCGCTGCCCGATCACGGGATGACCATACGGATTCTTGGGGCCGAACAACAGCGGCAGAATCGCTTTCTGCTCGAGGTCCCAAGGCTCGTCTTCATCGCGGCTCAGCTCGGCGATCACCGCCCCTTTCTCCTGCTGAAACTCGTGACGCGCGTCGATCTTGAGATTCCGCATCCGGTCGGCCTCGACTCCCAGGGACATCTCCCAGCGATCGGCCGCCAAATCGAAATGAAAGATCGTGTAGTCGGTTGAGGTGTAGGCGTTATTCGCCCCCCCGTTGATGAGCGTTTGATGATCGATGTCGCCCGGCATGAGCTTGTCGGTCCCCTTGAACATCAGGTGTTCGAGGTAATGCGACAGGCCCGTGTTATCGAGATCCTCGTCGGCCGATCCGACCTTGTAAGCGACCATCGTCGTGACCACCGGCGAGGTCGGGAACGGCTTCAAGTAGACCCGCAGGCCGTTGGCGAGCGTTTCCTCGCGGACGCCGTCGTAGAGAGCGGCAGAC encodes:
- a CDS encoding insulinase family protein; this translates as MPSAKSDDAALKASAALYDGVREETLANGLRVYLKPFPTSPVVTTMVAYKVGSADEDLDNTGLSHYLEHLMFKGTDKLMPGDIDHQTLINGGANNAYTSTDYTIFHFDLAADRWEMSLGVEADRMRNLKIDARHEFQQEKGAVIAELSRDEDEPWDLEQKAILPLLFGPKNPYGHPVIGQRKQVEDATATIIKAHYDKWYHPNNATLIVCGGIDPDRALATIKKLFGPIPKEALPERKPTVPIEHKAPVHHEFTSKFEVPRMLMGFNTVDSNDPDLPALEVAQSVLSGGKTSRFYKKFIEGEEIASSADAFHTWGRYPGWFGVQLELLPGKERNHAEELVLAEFKRLANEPVPKDEMDRVRQGIIAGAIFDRESVHNMADNMAQGLTNNDLPWLKAMLPRLAAVTAADIQRVAKKYLDPEKRVVVWSVPKPEESKGAGADAPAMRRQSLLGSAFPGRAWEREPRRGAMRLSLSRRDDSASATAGAGASPPAEFSLEDTKRFVLPNGLVLLLWENHRLPIVVASAHVSQVALREPAEQAGLAALMGGLLDEGTTKHTGPEIAELIENVGGSLSLSSSGGTVKVL